From Caldicellulosiruptoraceae bacterium PP1:
TAAGCATATTCTGGTAATTTGTTCTTTGCCCAATTGGCTGCTTTTATTTTTGAAGTTTGTTCGAAAAATGTAAGTGTGTAAAGTGCTCTACACATTGTAAGTATAGCATAAGCTTGATATGGGCGTGAGGATTTTGTGTTTATTACATATTCTTCCCATTCTAAAGCATGTTTCTTGACTGCTTCTATAAACTCTTCTTTTGATATTGTTTCAATAAATGTAGACGGTTTAGGCCCATATAATGTTATCCCATAATCTTGTACAAAATACCAATTTAAAAGCCATTCATCACCTGCACTTACAAAATGTAATGGTTCTCCTGGGCTAATTACAGCCATTTTGCTTGATTTTACCTTGAAATCTCTCAATCCTTGCTTTGAAAAATATTGAACTTCAATTCTATCATCCCATTCTTTATATTCATGTACAAATTGATTATGCATAAGCTTAAGTTTTTCGAGTTCGTAATCATTTACATCTGAAGATAAAAACAGCTAATAAATCAATATCGCTTATATCTTTATCAAAATCTCCCCAAACTAATGAGCCATATAGGTAAAACCCCAAAAACTTAGTTCCAAAAATGTTTTGAATTCTTGATAATAATGAGTTTAGAAGATGGTTTATATCTTCATAAGGTGTTGGGAACAACATCGTCACAACCTTTCATAAAAACTTTAATATTATAATACATGAAATTACTCCACTAATAAATTTATTTATTATAAATATGCTTATTAACGGTGGATCTACTAATCTTAAAAAGGCCAGCTGAGGTCCAACTACAGATGCTAAGTTAATACATAAAGCTTCATTTATTATCTTTGATTTATAATCCATTTTATCAATATCAATAGAATTTATATTAATCTTAATTCTTAATATTTTTAAATAAATCTTATTATATTAATTACTATTGATATTGACATAAATTGTTAAATAAAAATAAAATAATTGTTATCTACAATAAATTAAAGAATTTTTTGAATAAAGAAAATGAGGCTGTCCAAAAACATATTATTCTTTTATATTTAGTGCTTTACAGATAAATACTAAATACCGACAATATGTAAAACATAAGAGGGTGTTCAA
This genomic window contains:
- a CDS encoding aminoglycoside adenylyltransferase domain-containing protein, which encodes MHNQFVHEYKEWDDRIEVQYFSKQGLRDFKVKSSKMAVISPGEPLHFVSAGDEWLLNWYFVQDYGITLYGPKPSTFIETISKEEFIEAVKKHALEWEEYVINTKSSRPYQAYAILTMCRALYTLTFFEQTSKIKAANWAKNKLPEYAYLIEKAIEWRIDCRNKNINHEETYPKTVEFVNYAIELIRKNTDCKKI
- a CDS encoding nucleotidyltransferase domain-containing protein, which encodes MFPTPYEDINHLLNSLLSRIQNIFGTKFLGFYLYGSLVWGDFDKDISDIDLLAVFIFRCK
- the eutH gene encoding ethanolamine utilization protein EutH — protein: MDYKSKIINEALCINLASVVGPQLAFLRLVDPPLISIFIINKFISGVISCIIILKFL